The following are encoded together in the Bacillus sp. V2I10 genome:
- a CDS encoding branched-chain amino acid transaminase has product MRIMFRLVRNKGLNYGLGCFEGIRAFWNEKQKQLFVFRLLDHYKRFHESGHSLHLNIPYSQMQLVYWTIQLLKINNIREDVYIRPICINGEITLGPELGGPFNRVMIYCTHLKEYIAKPALNVSVSSWTRVGSNMIPPQVKPTGGYLNSALASTEARLNGYDEAIFLTKEGNVSEGPGENIFIVKNNQLITPPISDDILSGITRDTVMQLAKHELRLPVFEKSLARTELYSADEVFFTGTAIGIKSIIQIDRRIIGTGQEGPITKEIRSIYEKIVRGDNVNYLGYCTPVY; this is encoded by the coding sequence ATGAGGATAATGTTTCGGTTAGTACGAAATAAAGGATTAAATTATGGATTGGGTTGTTTTGAAGGAATAAGGGCTTTTTGGAATGAAAAACAAAAACAACTTTTTGTTTTTCGACTTCTAGATCACTATAAACGATTCCATGAGTCTGGTCATTCACTGCATCTAAATATTCCTTATTCTCAGATGCAATTAGTATATTGGACAATACAATTATTAAAAATAAACAATATCCGGGAAGATGTTTATATCCGTCCTATTTGTATTAATGGTGAAATTACACTAGGCCCTGAATTGGGAGGTCCTTTTAATCGAGTAATGATTTATTGTACTCATTTAAAAGAGTACATTGCTAAACCAGCTTTAAACGTAAGTGTCTCTTCCTGGACACGGGTGGGCAGTAATATGATACCCCCTCAAGTAAAGCCTACAGGAGGTTATTTGAATTCAGCCTTAGCGTCTACAGAAGCTAGGTTAAATGGGTACGATGAAGCTATTTTTCTTACAAAGGAAGGAAATGTAAGTGAAGGACCAGGAGAGAACATTTTTATCGTCAAAAATAATCAATTGATAACTCCTCCTATATCAGACGATATTCTGTCAGGAATTACTCGAGATACTGTCATGCAATTAGCTAAACATGAATTGCGGTTACCTGTTTTTGAAAAGAGCCTAGCAAGAACAGAGCTATATTCAGCCGATGAAGTTTTTTTTACAGGTACGGCTATCGGAATTAAATCTATCATACAAATCGACCGAAGAATTATTGGAACAGGACAAGAGGGACCGATTACAAAGGAAATTAGGTCTATATATGAAAAAATTGTTAGGGGAGACAATGTAAATTATTTAGGCTATTGTACACCAGTGTATTAA
- a CDS encoding DUF899 domain-containing protein: MTKNKTVLPQVVSEDEWQLAREKLLVKEKELTRALDALAAERRRLPMVRIDKEYVFEGLNGKVSLLDLFDGRRQLIVYHFMMAPGSDHRCPGCSSFVDNIGHLAHLHARDTTLILVSPAPLSQIEPYKKRMGWTVPWFSSNGDNFNVDCGAGSGFGLSVFLRDNDSVFRTYYTTARGVDRIKADFNFLDLTPFGRQEDWEDSPEGWPQTPPYTWWRLHDEYGD, encoded by the coding sequence ATGACGAAGAACAAAACAGTACTTCCGCAAGTCGTGTCAGAAGACGAGTGGCAGCTTGCTCGCGAAAAACTGCTCGTCAAAGAGAAGGAACTCACTCGTGCGTTGGACGCTCTGGCCGCGGAGCGTCGGAGGCTGCCGATGGTCCGGATCGACAAAGAGTACGTCTTCGAGGGCCTGAACGGTAAAGTAAGCCTGCTTGATCTTTTCGACGGACGTCGCCAGCTCATCGTTTACCACTTCATGATGGCTCCGGGTTCCGACCACCGTTGCCCAGGCTGCTCGTCCTTCGTAGACAACATTGGGCATCTCGCTCATCTACATGCCCGTGATACCACCTTAATTCTAGTTTCCCCCGCACCACTGTCACAGATCGAGCCCTACAAGAAGCGCATGGGCTGGACTGTGCCCTGGTTCTCTTCGAACGGCGACAACTTCAACGTCGACTGCGGTGCGGGCAGTGGATTCGGCCTGAGTGTCTTCCTCCGTGATAACGACAGCGTCTTTCGCACCTATTACACGACGGCACGCGGCGTCGACAGGATCAAGGCCGACTTCAATTTCCTGGACCTGACACCCTTCGGTCGCCAGGAAGACTGGGAAGATTCACCTGAGGGGTGGCCGCAAACCCCGCCTTATACGTGGTGGCGCCTACACGACGAATACGGTGATTGA